TGGACGACGCCGGGCCCGCACGGCCCGGCGTCGTCCACTGATGTGACCGCATGTATCGCGGCGGGCCGGGAGATCAGGTCATCGGCAGCACCCGGGCGATCTTCACCGACCCGGTGTCGGTGCCGGCGGCCGCGTAGGCGGCGCTGCCGTCGTCGTACTGCTTGAACGACATGTAGTCGTGGTCGGCCACGTCGATGCTGAGCGTGGAGCCGACCGCCTTGCCGGTGGAGCGGTCCAGCACGGTCGCGGACGTCTTGCTGCCCGACTCCCAGCTGAGCAGCATGCGGTCGGAGCCGTACTGCACCAGGTGCGGGTGCTGGGTGGCCGCGCCCGGGTTCAGGGTCTGGTCGGCCTGGCCGGTGGTGAAGTGCGAGAGCTTGGTGGCGTTGCCCTGGCTCCACGCCGTCCAGTAGCCGCCGTCCTGGCCGAGCACCAGGTCACCGCCGAACAGGGTGCCGTCGCAGGTGCTCGCCGCCACGGTGCGATAGGGGTTGGGCTGGGCGATGCGGCAGTCGTTGTCGGTGGCACAGGTGGTCACGAACTTCTTGGCGTCGGGGTCGTAGACGATGCGGGAGGTCCAGGCGTGACTGCACCCCACCTCGAACCCCTGGTTCTTCACCAGCTCGCCGGTGGAGCTGACCACCTGCATGCGGTCGCCCTCGTGGATGTCGACGCAGTCGCCGTTCTGCACGGTGATGGCCGTGCCGAAGTAGGCGGCGTAGTTCTCGCCGTCGGTGGCCAGGCGGCCGTGGTGCTGGTACCACCAGACGAACCGGGCGCCGTCGTCGTAGCCCTGCACGCTGTCGCTGAGGTTGGTGACCTGCTGGTCCCAGACCTGCGCGCCGGTGTTGTCGAACCGGATCATGTGCATGGTGTTGCACGGGCTGGACTCACCGCCGCACAGCGGCCCGTCGCCGCAGTCGCCCTTACGGGTCAGCAGCAGCACGCCGCCGTCGGCGTCGGCCTGCACGTCTTGCAGGTCGATGCCCTCGAAACTGACCGGCGTGCCGGTGAGTTCGTCGTCGCAGCCGAGCTGCCCCAGGTAGACCCGGTCGTCGGTGCCGGCCCAGGCCAGCCACGAGGTGCCGCCGGGCACCGAGGCGATCGCCATCGGCAGCACCTCGGTGTCGCCCTCGGAACCGTAGCCGCGCACCTTGTTCGGCAGCTTCACGTCGGTGACCTCGACCTGCGCCGTGCTGCTCGCGGCACGGTCGCAGGTGCCGGCGGCGGAGCCACCGGCCGAGGAGCCGGTGCTGGTGGTCGCCGAAACGTCTTCCGGCGTGCTGGTACTGGTCGCCGGGGAGGTGGCGGCGGGCTGTGTGGTCGCGGTGGCCGCGGGGGTGGAAGTGGCGGTGCTGACCGGGGTGGTGGCGGCGGCGCGTGGCGGGCGGTGCCGGGCGGGCTGCCCGGACGCCGAGCTGATCGCGACCGTGGTGCCGGCGACGGCCAGGACGACCGCGCTCAGGCTCAGGGCCCACAGGCGCCGGGACGACGGGCGCCGTCCCGGCGTGGATGAGGTTCGCATGACCGCATGCTCGCGAGCCCCGGTTTAAGCGCGGCTGGCCTACGGGTCAAATTCGGCATATCGGCTATTTGATCCGGACGGGGCGGCCTCTCTCGTTTTTGACACCGGCCTGAAGGGCAGGCCGGTGTCAAAAACGAGAAGCGGTTCCCGGGACCCGCGGTCCCTCGCGGCACCGTCAGCCCGAGCGCCCGGCTCCCAGCACCAGGTCCAGCACCCCGTCCGCCCCGCCGTCGGGCAGCGCGTCACCCCGCCAGGCCACGTGCTGGTCGGGCCGCACCAGGAAGTACGCCGCGTCGCGGTAGGCCTCACCGGCCGGGACCTCGCCCAGGTAGACCACGGCCAGCGGCACCCCTCGCCGCCGGGCCGCCTCCTCGAAGGAACTCTCCAGCGAGCGGTCCGTCCCCAGCGAGATCAGCGCGAAACCGCTGCCGATCCGGTCGTACAACGTGCCTCCATAGGTGTCCACGAGCCCGTTCGGGGCCCGGTGGCCGGGCCGCGGGTCGTCGGTGTAGACGTCCGGCGCCCAGTCCGGGGCCGGTTCCCCCGAGTACCAGATCGCCCGCGAGCGGTCGTACCGCTCGTCGAAGGTGACGCCCGGCGCTACCACGGTCTCGGCGGCGAGCCGGGTCCGGATCTGGTCGCGGCGCCGGGCGGCCGCCTCGCTGTCGTCGTCATCGGCGGGAATCCCCCCGGCCCGCAGCTCGGCAAGGGTGAGACGGCCACGGCGGGAACGTTCCAGGGCGTGGTCGGCCACCCGCCGGTTGTGCGGGCGGCGCTCCTCGTCGTAGGAGTCCAGCAGGCTGTCCGGGGCCTGCCCGCCCAGGACGGCCGCCAGCTTCCACCCGAGGTTGACCACGTCGCCGAAGCCCTCGCCCAGGTTGCCGCCCGGCGTGCGCACGTGCGCCGCGTCGCCCGCCAGCAGCACCCGCCCGCGCCGGAAGACCCGCGCGATCCGGGTGGAGTCGTAGTAGGCCGTGGCCGACACCAGCTCCAGGTCGAGATCGAGACCGAAGGACGCCCGCGCGGTCTCGAGCAGTTCGCTCTCGGACGGCTCGTGGTCGAGGGGGAAGGGGCCGGCGTAGACCCGCCACTCCCGGTGACTGACGGCCGCCAGGAACCCCGACGACCTCTCGTTGAACACGATGTTGACGCCGCTGGGGGCCGGGCCGATCGTGGCGTGCGGGTCGCCGGTGCGCACGATCAGCCGGAACCGCTTGTCCGCCGCCCGTTCCCCGTCCCGGTCGATGCCCGCCAGGGTGCGCACGGTGCTGCGGTTGCCGTCGGCGCCGATCAGGTAGCGGGCGCGCACGGTGCGCCCGTCGGTGGCCACCGCCTCGATCCCGTCGACGGTCTCGGCGAGGGAGGCCAGTTCCCAGCCGCCGGCGACCGGCACCCGCAGCTCGGCCAGGCGTTCCAGAAAGACCTTCTGGAGAGCCGATTGTGGACGACGCAGCGCCTCCTCCACGCCCGGCCGCGCTCCGGCGGTGTGAGCGCGGGCAGGGCCGGGGCCGAGGTCGTGCCCGGTCAGCGAGGTGACCAGGCGGATGCCGCGGTTCCACTCCGGCGGGAAGGTCCACTCGTCGCGGATGCGCTGGAGCAGACCCCAGCGGCGGAAGTGCTCCACCACCCGCGGGGTGTGCCCCATCGCCCCGGCCCGGGCCAGGGTGGCCTGCCTGCCGCGGTCCACCACCGCGACGTCGACGCCCCGCCCGCGCAGCTCGATCGCGGCCGAGAGCCCGACCGGCCCGGCCCCGACCACCAGCACGTCCACCGTGGCCGGGAGCGGGTCGGTGGGAAACCGGACGACGTGCACGTCGCGCCCGCCGGTCAGGGACAGGTCGGGCCGGTACGCCGCGCCCTCACCGTCGTCGCGGGCCTTGCCGTCGTCGCGGGCCTCACCGTCGTCGCGGGCCTCACCGTCGC
The Kineosporia corallincola DNA segment above includes these coding regions:
- a CDS encoding FAD-dependent oxidoreductase, whose product is MTAVPSREAGKARGDGEARDDGEARDDGKARDDGEGAAYRPDLSLTGGRDVHVVRFPTDPLPATVDVLVVGAGPVGLSAAIELRGRGVDVAVVDRGRQATLARAGAMGHTPRVVEHFRRWGLLQRIRDEWTFPPEWNRGIRLVTSLTGHDLGPGPARAHTAGARPGVEEALRRPQSALQKVFLERLAELRVPVAGGWELASLAETVDGIEAVATDGRTVRARYLIGADGNRSTVRTLAGIDRDGERAADKRFRLIVRTGDPHATIGPAPSGVNIVFNERSSGFLAAVSHREWRVYAGPFPLDHEPSESELLETARASFGLDLDLELVSATAYYDSTRIARVFRRGRVLLAGDAAHVRTPGGNLGEGFGDVVNLGWKLAAVLGGQAPDSLLDSYDEERRPHNRRVADHALERSRRGRLTLAELRAGGIPADDDDSEAAARRRDQIRTRLAAETVVAPGVTFDERYDRSRAIWYSGEPAPDWAPDVYTDDPRPGHRAPNGLVDTYGGTLYDRIGSGFALISLGTDRSLESSFEEAARRRGVPLAVVYLGEVPAGEAYRDAAYFLVRPDQHVAWRGDALPDGGADGVLDLVLGAGRSG